The sequence below is a genomic window from Variovorax paradoxus B4.
TGGGCGCGCTGCAGGCCATCTCGATCCTGCTGCCGCTCACCTACGTGATGCATCCGGTGCCCGCCATCCTGATGCTGGCAGGCATCTTCTACGGCTCGCAGTACGGCGGCGCCATCGGCGCCATCCTGATGAACATGCCTTCGCACCCGCCGCACGCGGTGACCTGTCTCGACGGGTATCCGATGACCAAGCAGGGCAAGGGCGGCGTCGCGCTCGGGGTGACGATGATCGCCTCGTTCTTCGCGGCGTCGGTCGGCATCATCGTGATGATCTTCGCCTCGCCGCTCCTGGTGCAGATCGCGTTCAAGTTCGGCCCGACCGAGATCTTCTCGATCATGCTGCTGGGCCTGCTCGCGGGCTCGACCATGTCGCGCGGCTCGCCGCTCAAGGGCGTGGCGATGACGATCTTCGGTCTCTTGTGCGGCGTGGTCGGCACCGACGTGAACAGCGGCAGTTTCCGCTTCGCCTTCAACCTGCCCGAACTGAGCGACGGCCTCGAACTGGTGGCCATCTCGATGGGCCTGTTCGGCGTGGCCGACTTCCTGCTCAACGTGAACCGCATGAAGAGCATCGGAGACACGGGCACGCTCAAGCTCAGCGACATGCGGCCCAGCAAGGAAGAACTCAAGCGCGCCTTTCCCGCGATGATCCGCGGCACCATCGTGGGCACGGTGTTCGGCGCGATGCCGGGCACGGGCCCGACCATCACCACCTTCATCGCCTATGCGCTGGAGCGCAAGGTGTCGAAGACGCCGAACAAGTTCGGCACCGGCATGATCGAAGGCGTGGCCGGCCCCGAGGCCTCGGCCCACTCGAAGACGCAGGTCGACTTCATTCCCACGATGAGCCTGGGCATTCCGGGCGACGCGGTGATGGCGCTGATCCTCGGTGCGCTGCTGATCCAGGGCATCCAGCCCGGCCCGCAGCTCATCACCGAGCATCCGGACATCTTCTGGGGCCTGATCGCCTCGTTCTGGATCGGCAACGTGATCCTCGTGGTGCTGAACGTGCCGCTGATCGGCGTGTGGGTGAAGCTGCTGAAGGTGCCCTACAAGTACCTGTTCCCGGCCGCGATGTTCTTCATTGC
It includes:
- a CDS encoding tripartite tricarboxylate transporter permease; its protein translation is MIGQSLHDLWFGFGVAFQGSNLLWSFFGVLVGNLIGVLPGMGALQAISILLPLTYVMHPVPAILMLAGIFYGSQYGGAIGAILMNMPSHPPHAVTCLDGYPMTKQGKGGVALGVTMIASFFAASVGIIVMIFASPLLVQIAFKFGPTEIFSIMLLGLLAGSTMSRGSPLKGVAMTIFGLLCGVVGTDVNSGSFRFAFNLPELSDGLELVAISMGLFGVADFLLNVNRMKSIGDTGTLKLSDMRPSKEELKRAFPAMIRGTIVGTVFGAMPGTGPTITTFIAYALERKVSKTPNKFGTGMIEGVAGPEASAHSKTQVDFIPTMSLGIPGDAVMALILGALLIQGIQPGPQLITEHPDIFWGLIASFWIGNVILVVLNVPLIGVWVKLLKVPYKYLFPAAMFFIATGVYSTQNSLFQIWEVLVFGIVGAVLMTLEFSVAPILLGFVLGPMVEENFRRALLLSRGDMSVFVTRPISGTFIGLCALLLMGVGYSAWRARSHRKAMLELPKAPDSAPPAEAVAIGGK